The Inediibacterium massiliense genome has a segment encoding these proteins:
- a CDS encoding adenylate kinase encodes MRLILLGPPGAGKGTQASSIVEKFAIPHISTGDIFRKNIKEGTDLGKKAKEYMDQGLLVPDELVVAIVEDRLQEQDCKNGFLLDGFPRTVKQAEALDQVLAKMNVAIDKTINVDVDKEMLVERAVGRRICKSCGATFHVKFNPPQKEGVCDKCGETLQQRADDTKETVSRRIEVYLNETQPLIDYYNKKQILVTIDGQQEISKVFKDILTALGA; translated from the coding sequence ATGAGATTAATCTTATTAGGGCCTCCAGGGGCAGGTAAAGGAACACAAGCTTCATCCATTGTAGAAAAGTTTGCTATACCTCATATATCAACAGGAGATATTTTTAGAAAAAATATCAAAGAAGGAACGGATTTAGGTAAAAAGGCAAAAGAATATATGGATCAAGGGCTTTTGGTTCCAGATGAATTAGTAGTAGCTATTGTAGAAGATAGACTACAAGAACAAGATTGTAAAAATGGTTTCTTACTTGATGGATTTCCAAGAACAGTAAAGCAAGCGGAAGCATTAGATCAAGTCCTTGCAAAGATGAATGTAGCAATTGATAAAACTATCAATGTAGATGTAGATAAAGAAATGTTAGTAGAAAGAGCTGTGGGAAGAAGAATTTGCAAAAGTTGTGGAGCGACATTTCATGTGAAGTTTAATCCTCCTCAAAAAGAAGGAGTATGCGATAAATGTGGTGAAACTCTTCAACAAAGAGCAGATGATACAAAAGAAACTGTTTCAAGAAGAATTGAAGTATATTTAAATGAAACACAGCCTCTTATCGATTACTATAATAAAAAGCAAATTCTTGTTACCATTGATGGACAACAAGAA